A region from the Gemmatimonadales bacterium genome encodes:
- a CDS encoding DUF3293 domain-containing protein — MSRAAHQPMLPEDDPGWSTYADTIVHFSTTPPVMIDLAVPVGASARARLAAAGFEGSFGLVTPCNPRGRRVDEATNGNLLTRFLAELDATGKRYVRVAGSSADGQHTEHGVALAWSQADLVALARKWEQSAIYWWDGAAFWVIGALTASAPWRLGRDT; from the coding sequence TTGTCTCGCGCAGCGCACCAGCCGATGCTCCCTGAGGATGATCCCGGCTGGTCCACCTACGCGGACACCATCGTGCACTTCTCCACCACCCCTCCGGTGATGATTGACCTCGCCGTCCCGGTCGGCGCATCCGCACGCGCGCGCCTCGCGGCGGCCGGCTTCGAGGGATCATTCGGCCTGGTGACGCCGTGCAATCCGCGCGGCCGGCGGGTCGATGAGGCCACCAACGGCAACCTGCTGACGCGGTTCCTCGCCGAACTCGACGCAACCGGCAAACGGTATGTCCGGGTCGCAGGCTCGTCGGCGGATGGGCAGCACACCGAGCATGGTGTGGCGCTGGCGTGGTCGCAGGCCGATCTGGTGGCGCTTGCTCGCAAGTGGGAACAATCGGCGATCTACTGGTGGGATGGGGCTGCCTTCTGGGTGATCGGGGCGCTCACGGCGTCGGCGCCATGGCGCCTCGGCCGGGACACATGA